From a single Streptomyces sp. 1331.2 genomic region:
- a CDS encoding Lrp/AsnC family transcriptional regulator, with amino-acid sequence MLDELDRALVHALRVDGRAPFSRIAAVLDVSPQTVARRYRRLRAEAGLRVVGLADPHRAGRTQWLLRLTAGPHTALNLAQALVRRPDTAWVKLASGGTEITAIVDTGPGAAGHTLLLRDIPRSAAVTAVSAHCLLHTYRGGPSAWPVSTEALTDEQQALLHPAAVTSPSGGLDEADHALLGALHRDGRTPLGDLAAATGRTPATVARRLAELRSDGTVFLDIELDARLLGAGMQALLWLSVAPAHLDRVGRVLATHRELAFVAATTGPSNLAAFALCTDPADLHRYLTQRLGAVPEIAALETAPVLRTLKAAGPVPAPPVRGLP; translated from the coding sequence GTGCTCGATGAACTCGACCGCGCGCTCGTCCACGCCCTACGGGTGGACGGGCGCGCCCCGTTCAGCCGTATCGCCGCCGTCCTCGACGTCTCCCCGCAGACCGTCGCGCGCCGCTACCGGCGGCTACGGGCCGAGGCCGGGCTGCGGGTGGTCGGGCTGGCCGATCCGCACCGGGCCGGGCGCACCCAGTGGCTGCTGCGCCTCACCGCAGGCCCGCACACCGCCCTGAACCTCGCCCAGGCGCTGGTCCGACGCCCCGACACCGCCTGGGTGAAGCTCGCCTCCGGCGGCACCGAGATCACCGCCATCGTGGACACCGGCCCCGGCGCCGCCGGTCACACCCTGCTGCTGCGCGACATCCCCCGCAGCGCGGCCGTCACCGCCGTCTCCGCACACTGCCTGTTGCACACCTACCGGGGCGGCCCGTCCGCCTGGCCGGTCAGCACCGAGGCGCTCACCGACGAACAGCAGGCCCTGCTCCACCCGGCTGCCGTGACCTCACCGTCCGGCGGCCTGGACGAAGCCGACCACGCCCTGCTCGGCGCACTCCACCGGGACGGCCGTACACCCCTCGGCGATCTGGCCGCCGCGACCGGCCGCACCCCGGCCACCGTGGCCCGCCGGCTCGCCGAACTCCGCTCGGACGGAACGGTGTTCCTCGACATCGAACTCGACGCCAGGCTGCTGGGCGCGGGCATGCAGGCGCTGCTCTGGCTGAGCGTCGCCCCCGCCCATCTCGACCGGGTCGGCCGCGTCCTCGCCACCCACCGCGAACTCGCTTTCGTCGCCGCCACCACCGGCCCCAGCAACCTCGCCGCCTTCGCCCTGTGCACCGACCCGGCCGACCTCCACCGGTACCTGACACAGCGGCTCGGCGCGGTCCCGGAGATCGCCGCCCTGGAGACCGCCCCTGTCCTGCGCACCCTCAAGGCCGCCGGGCCCGTCCCGGCTCCCCCGGTCCGTGGACTCCCCTGA
- a CDS encoding carbohydrate-binding protein produces the protein MERAHPPHPVSPQTLPEHRRRPRRAALAVAGVLGLVAGGFAALAGTGSASADTTAVTAAAGLGSNWYASAPYLMPEDNSPPDAAAVMDATGQKAFQLAFILAQGNSCSPAWGGTSSIDTDTTMPNVIQTVRGKGGDVSVSVGGYGGTKLGQVCGTPEATAAGYQKVITKYQLKAIDFDLEEPEYENTAAIHNEIGAARILQQNNPGLYVSITTAGTNAGTGWFGTQMLNEAKSQGFTPNNYSIMPFDGGFNGAAAQTDALVKFNQILQSTFGWNEATAYAHEGVSMMNGRTDAAEYFRQADFQTVLDFATAHGLARYTYWSVNRDRQCPGPVDPGLSGSCSSVAQNDWDFTKYTVKFAGATPPTTPPTTPPTTPPTTPPTTPGTCTAPPWSASTTYTAGAKVSYNGHNYHAKWWTLNEVPTASGQWGVWADDGPC, from the coding sequence ATGGAACGCGCTCATCCCCCACACCCCGTCAGCCCGCAGACCCTGCCGGAACACCGACGTCGCCCCCGCCGGGCCGCCCTCGCCGTGGCCGGCGTGCTCGGCCTGGTCGCCGGAGGCTTCGCCGCACTGGCCGGCACCGGCTCCGCCTCCGCGGACACCACCGCCGTCACCGCCGCCGCCGGCCTCGGCAGCAACTGGTACGCCTCGGCGCCGTACCTGATGCCCGAGGACAACAGCCCGCCGGACGCCGCCGCCGTCATGGACGCCACCGGCCAGAAGGCCTTCCAGCTGGCGTTCATCCTTGCCCAGGGCAACAGTTGTTCCCCCGCCTGGGGCGGCACCTCCTCGATCGACACCGACACCACCATGCCGAACGTCATCCAGACCGTCCGCGGCAAGGGCGGCGACGTCTCGGTGTCGGTCGGCGGGTACGGCGGCACCAAGCTGGGCCAGGTCTGCGGCACGCCCGAGGCAACCGCCGCCGGGTACCAGAAGGTGATCACCAAGTACCAGCTCAAGGCGATCGACTTCGACCTGGAGGAACCGGAGTACGAGAACACGGCGGCCATCCACAACGAGATCGGCGCCGCGCGGATCCTCCAGCAGAACAACCCCGGCCTGTACGTCTCGATCACCACCGCCGGCACCAACGCGGGCACCGGCTGGTTCGGGACCCAGATGCTCAACGAGGCCAAGTCGCAGGGCTTCACGCCGAACAACTACTCGATCATGCCGTTCGACGGCGGCTTCAACGGCGCGGCGGCGCAGACCGACGCACTGGTGAAGTTCAACCAGATCCTGCAGAGCACCTTCGGCTGGAACGAGGCCACCGCGTACGCCCACGAGGGCGTGTCGATGATGAACGGCCGCACCGACGCCGCCGAGTACTTCCGCCAGGCCGACTTCCAGACCGTACTGGACTTCGCCACCGCCCACGGCCTGGCCCGGTACACCTACTGGTCGGTCAACCGGGACCGGCAGTGCCCGGGCCCGGTGGACCCGGGGCTGTCCGGCTCCTGCTCCAGCGTGGCGCAGAACGACTGGGACTTCACCAAGTACACGGTGAAGTTCGCCGGCGCGACCCCGCCCACCACGCCGCCCACCACCCCGCCCACGACTCCCCCGACCACCCCGCCGACCACCCCCGGCACCTGCACCGCACCGCCCTGGAGCGCGAGCACCACGTACACCGCGGGCGCCAAGGTCTCGTACAACGGGCACAACTACCACGCCAAGTGGTGGACGCTCAACGAGGTGCCGACCGCCAGTGGCCAGTGGGGCGTCTGGGCCGACGACGGGCCCTGCTGA
- a CDS encoding glyceraldehyde-3-phosphate dehydrogenase, with the protein MTVNDDVFTDWKNREEIAESMIPIIGRLHRERDVTVLCHSRSLVNKSVVSILKTHRFARQIAGEELSVTETMPFLSALTALDLGPSQIDLGMLAATYKADDRGLSVEEFTAQAVAGATGENKLERRSAQDVVLYGFGRIGRLVARLLIEKASGNGLRLKAIVVRNSGGDDLVKRASLLRRDSIHGQFQGTITVDEANNKIIANGNEITVIYSDDPTKVDYTEYGIRDAILIDNTGRWRDREGLSKHLQPGIAKVVLTAPGKGDVPNIVHGVNHDTIKPDEQILSCASCTTNAIVPPLKAMEDEYGVLRGHVETVHSFTNDQNLLDNYHKADRRGRSAPLNMVITETGAASAVAKALPDLDAKITGSSIRVPVPDVSIAILNLQLKRETNREDVLEYLRNVSLTSPLKRQIDFIDSPDAVSSDFIGSRHASIVDAGATKVEGDNAILYLWYDNEFGYSCQVVRVVQYISGVEYPTYPVPAV; encoded by the coding sequence GTGACTGTCAACGACGACGTGTTCACGGACTGGAAGAACCGCGAGGAGATCGCGGAGTCGATGATCCCGATCATCGGGCGGCTGCACCGGGAGCGGGACGTCACCGTTCTGTGCCACAGCCGTTCCCTGGTGAACAAGTCGGTGGTCAGCATCCTCAAGACGCACCGTTTCGCCCGGCAGATAGCGGGCGAGGAGCTCTCGGTCACCGAGACGATGCCGTTCCTGAGCGCGCTGACCGCCCTGGACCTCGGCCCCTCGCAGATCGACCTCGGCATGCTCGCCGCGACGTACAAGGCGGACGACCGCGGTCTGTCGGTGGAGGAGTTCACCGCCCAGGCCGTCGCGGGCGCCACCGGCGAGAACAAGCTGGAGCGCCGGTCCGCCCAGGACGTCGTGCTGTACGGGTTCGGTCGCATCGGCCGACTGGTCGCGCGGCTGCTGATCGAGAAGGCCTCGGGCAACGGCCTGCGGCTGAAGGCCATCGTCGTGCGCAACAGCGGCGGCGACGACCTGGTCAAGCGGGCCTCGCTGCTGCGCCGTGACTCCATCCACGGCCAGTTCCAGGGCACGATCACCGTCGACGAGGCGAACAACAAGATCATCGCCAACGGCAACGAGATCACGGTGATCTACTCCGACGACCCGACCAAGGTCGACTACACGGAGTACGGGATCCGGGATGCGATCCTGATCGACAACACCGGCCGGTGGCGTGACCGTGAGGGCCTGTCGAAGCACCTGCAGCCCGGCATCGCCAAGGTCGTGCTGACCGCCCCGGGCAAGGGCGACGTCCCGAACATCGTGCACGGCGTCAACCACGACACCATCAAGCCGGACGAGCAGATCCTGTCCTGCGCTTCCTGCACCACCAACGCCATCGTCCCGCCGCTGAAGGCGATGGAGGACGAGTACGGCGTGCTGCGCGGGCACGTGGAGACCGTCCACTCGTTCACCAACGACCAGAACCTGCTGGACAACTACCACAAGGCCGACCGTCGCGGCCGCTCGGCACCGCTGAACATGGTGATCACCGAGACCGGTGCCGCCTCGGCCGTCGCCAAGGCCCTGCCGGACCTCGACGCGAAGATCACCGGCAGCTCGATCCGCGTGCCGGTGCCGGACGTCTCCATTGCGATCCTCAACCTCCAGCTGAAGCGGGAGACCAACCGCGAGGACGTCCTGGAGTACCTGCGCAACGTCTCGCTGACCTCGCCGCTGAAGCGCCAGATCGACTTCATCGACTCGCCCGACGCCGTCTCCAGCGACTTCATCGGCTCGCGCCACGCCTCGATCGTGGACGCCGGCGCGACCAAGGTCGAGGGCGACAACGCGATCCTCTACCTGTGGTACGACAACGAGTTCGGCTACTCGTGCCAGGTCGTCCGGGTCGTGCAGTACATCTCGGGCGTCGAGTACCCGACGTACCCGGTTCCGGCGGTCTGA
- a CDS encoding GreA/GreB family elongation factor, protein MTGGPEPISVEGLHAVQEELAQLRAEREQVAATLRGVEPVGDRADAADELQRASEVTRLDRRIAELEGRLREASVAGAPSTEVVGVGSTVTVRFADGEEETVEVSELAEERELTLVTADSPLGKALLGRHAGDTVNYETPGGAASAVVVAVGRGGGE, encoded by the coding sequence ATGACCGGTGGTCCCGAACCCATCAGTGTTGAGGGCCTGCACGCGGTGCAGGAGGAGTTGGCACAGCTACGGGCCGAGCGGGAGCAGGTGGCCGCGACGCTGCGTGGGGTGGAGCCCGTGGGGGACCGGGCGGATGCGGCGGACGAGTTGCAGCGGGCGTCGGAGGTGACGCGGCTGGACCGGCGGATCGCCGAGTTGGAGGGACGGCTGCGGGAGGCGTCGGTCGCCGGTGCGCCGTCCACCGAGGTGGTGGGGGTGGGGTCCACCGTCACCGTGCGGTTCGCGGACGGGGAGGAGGAGACCGTCGAGGTCTCCGAGCTCGCCGAGGAGCGGGAGCTGACCCTGGTGACGGCCGACAGCCCGCTCGGGAAGGCACTGCTGGGCCGCCACGCCGGGGACACGGTGAACTACGAGACGCCGGGCGGAGCGGCCAGCGCGGTCGTGGTGGCGGTGGGCCGCGGGGGCGGGGAGTAG
- a CDS encoding MFS transporter: MRPSSNPRFRYVVLPASPAVLGAATVAYVVLPPLVADRVPGYAPLFGGLVAALTLTMGVLAQPFAARLDDHGSARATLTAMATVIAGLLIGALAAERDSVGLVLVAAVVLGTGYGLTLGAGLHEVERLATRSRGPTSASLYQSTISSGFLTPLLLAGTAGHASYPALLVGMAVVGVLCLAVTGAHSRSHLPALADPARSGTGSGSGTGSGTSEDSGEDPNDDPSEGSSVQSVQSGPRPRPTPPPRSRRRWAE; the protein is encoded by the coding sequence GTGCGGCCGTCCAGCAACCCCCGGTTCCGCTACGTCGTGCTCCCTGCCAGCCCCGCCGTCCTCGGCGCCGCCACCGTGGCGTACGTCGTGCTGCCCCCGCTCGTCGCCGACCGCGTGCCCGGCTACGCGCCGCTGTTCGGCGGCCTGGTGGCGGCGCTGACGCTCACCATGGGCGTGCTCGCCCAGCCCTTCGCGGCCCGTCTGGACGACCACGGCAGCGCCCGGGCCACCCTCACCGCCATGGCCACCGTGATCGCCGGGCTGCTGATCGGCGCCCTCGCCGCCGAGCGCGACTCGGTGGGGCTGGTGCTCGTGGCTGCCGTCGTCCTCGGCACCGGGTACGGGCTGACGCTCGGCGCGGGACTGCACGAGGTGGAACGACTGGCGACGCGGAGCCGCGGCCCGACCTCCGCCTCGCTCTACCAGAGCACCATCTCCAGCGGCTTCCTCACCCCGCTGCTGCTCGCCGGGACGGCCGGCCACGCCTCCTACCCGGCCCTGCTGGTGGGCATGGCCGTCGTGGGCGTGCTCTGCCTGGCCGTCACCGGTGCGCACAGCCGCAGCCACCTGCCCGCGCTGGCGGACCCGGCGCGGTCGGGGACGGGGTCGGGGTCGGGGACGGGGTCGGGGACGAGCGAGGATTCGGGTGAGGATCCGAACGACGATCCAAGCGAGGGTTCGTCCGTACAGTCCGTACAGTCCGGACCGAGACCGAGACCGACACCACCACCGAGGAGCCGACGACGATGGGCCGAGTGA
- the fdhD gene encoding formate dehydrogenase accessory sulfurtransferase FdhD: MGRVTVPRRVLRLRQGTPSHRPDTLAAEEPMEIRVGGRPLTVTMRTPGNDFDLAAGFLVSEGALQAADQVAGIRYCAGATADGGNTYNIVDVVLAPGVPAPDASLERNFYTTSSCGLCGKASLDAVRTTAPWSVSEDGLRVTPALLSALPDRLRAAQKVFESTGGLHAAGLFDAEGRLLCLREDVGRHNAVDKVVGHALREGLLPARGTVLMVSGRASFELVQKAVMAGIPMLAAVSAPSSLAVDLAEESGLTLVGFLRGESMNVYTRTDRIDTGRIDTDRTEGRIDTDRTEGRIDTEPATGHGAAALKAE, translated from the coding sequence ATGGGCCGAGTGACCGTTCCGCGCAGGGTGCTGCGCCTGCGCCAGGGCACGCCCTCGCACCGCCCCGACACCCTGGCGGCCGAGGAGCCGATGGAGATCCGGGTCGGCGGGCGCCCACTGACGGTGACCATGCGCACCCCGGGCAACGACTTCGACCTGGCGGCCGGTTTCCTGGTCAGCGAGGGCGCCCTGCAGGCCGCCGACCAGGTCGCCGGGATCCGCTACTGCGCGGGCGCCACCGCCGACGGCGGCAACACCTACAACATCGTCGACGTCGTGCTCGCCCCCGGTGTGCCCGCCCCCGACGCCTCGCTGGAGCGCAACTTCTACACCACCTCCTCCTGCGGCCTGTGCGGCAAGGCCAGCCTGGACGCGGTGCGCACCACCGCGCCCTGGAGCGTCTCCGAGGACGGGCTGCGCGTCACCCCCGCGCTGCTGTCCGCCCTGCCCGACCGGCTGCGCGCCGCCCAGAAGGTCTTCGAGAGCACCGGCGGTCTGCACGCGGCGGGCCTGTTCGACGCGGAGGGGCGGCTGCTCTGCCTGCGCGAGGACGTCGGTCGGCACAACGCCGTGGACAAGGTGGTCGGCCACGCCCTGCGGGAGGGCCTGCTGCCGGCCCGCGGCACGGTGCTGATGGTCAGCGGCCGGGCCTCCTTCGAGCTGGTGCAGAAGGCCGTGATGGCGGGCATCCCGATGCTCGCCGCGGTCTCCGCGCCCTCCTCGCTGGCCGTGGACCTCGCCGAGGAGAGCGGCCTGACCCTGGTCGGCTTCCTGCGCGGCGAATCGATGAACGTCTACACCCGCACGGACCGCATCGACACCGGCCGCATCGACACCGACCGCACCGAGGGCCGCATCGACACCGACCGCACCGAGGGCCGCATCGACACGGAGCCGGCCACCGGCCACGGGGCCGCCGCCCTCAAGGCCGAGTAG
- a CDS encoding LysR family transcriptional regulator, which yields MLFRQLEYLVALARERHFARAAQACHVSQPALSEAVRKLEDELKVLLVRRGRAFEGLTPEGERIVRWAQRILADRDALRDEVDALRTGLSGRLRIGSVPTASGAVSLLTGPLCAAHPLATVELSTDLRSEELLRQVRNFEIDAGITYLPGPGADDLRTLPLYEERYVLLTSPADGPARHSRATWEEASRLPLCLLHPGMQGRRVLDEVFAGLGLAPTPRVETDSVASLFAHVRTGHWASVVPYAWLHVFGVPPGMQAVPLVEPVHSAPIGLVIAAREPGSVMARALLEVARRTEIAAVLGSLP from the coding sequence ATGCTCTTCCGCCAGCTCGAATACCTCGTCGCCCTCGCCCGGGAGCGGCACTTCGCCCGGGCCGCCCAGGCCTGCCACGTCTCCCAGCCCGCCCTGTCCGAGGCCGTCCGCAAGCTGGAGGACGAGCTGAAGGTGCTGCTGGTGCGTCGCGGGCGAGCATTCGAGGGGCTGACTCCCGAGGGCGAGCGGATCGTTCGGTGGGCGCAGCGGATCCTGGCGGACCGGGACGCCCTGCGGGACGAGGTGGACGCCCTGCGCACCGGTCTGAGCGGACGGCTGCGGATCGGCTCGGTGCCGACCGCCTCGGGCGCCGTCTCGCTGCTCACCGGGCCGCTCTGCGCCGCCCATCCGCTGGCCACCGTGGAGCTGTCCACCGATCTGCGCTCCGAGGAACTGCTGCGCCAGGTACGGAACTTCGAGATCGACGCGGGCATCACCTACCTGCCCGGGCCCGGCGCCGACGACCTGCGCACGCTCCCCCTCTACGAGGAGCGGTACGTCCTGCTGACCAGCCCGGCCGACGGACCGGCCCGCCACTCCCGGGCGACCTGGGAGGAGGCCTCCCGGCTGCCGCTGTGCCTGCTGCACCCGGGCATGCAGGGCCGACGGGTGCTGGACGAGGTGTTCGCGGGCCTCGGGCTGGCGCCGACGCCGCGGGTCGAGACGGACTCGGTGGCCTCGCTCTTCGCCCACGTGCGCACCGGGCACTGGGCGAGCGTGGTGCCGTACGCCTGGCTGCACGTGTTCGGCGTGCCGCCCGGGATGCAGGCCGTCCCGCTGGTGGAGCCGGTGCACAGTGCACCGATCGGGCTGGTGATCGCCGCCCGGGAGCCGGGCTCGGTGATGGCGCGGGCGCTGCTGGAGGTCGCCCGGCGCACCGAGATCGCCGCCGTCCTGGGCAGCCTGCCCTGA